From Solidesulfovibrio carbinoliphilus subsp. oakridgensis, the proteins below share one genomic window:
- the asnS gene encoding asparagine--tRNA ligase, whose product MSIRRTTVKAALESAGACPEIRVMGWVRTRRDAKGFSFLEINDGSCLSNLQVLVEEGIAGADLVKDLGTGAAVDVAGALVASPGKGQRFEVKATALTLLGGADTEAYPLQKKRHSDEFLRTIAHLRPRTNKYGAMLRLRAALGQAVHAFFAERGFYWVHTPIITGSDCEGAGEMFRVTALSAAEAAAEAVLPPAERGSRDFFGKDAYLTVSGQLTAEPLACALGRVYAFGPTFRAEHSDTSRHAAEFWMVEPEMAFADLEDNMELGEGLLKHMVRVAMEDCAEDFGLFAKYVDPKLPETLATLLDAPFVRLPYAEAVKILLAAKKTFEYPVADGRDLQSEHERYLTEEHFKRPVVVYDYPKDIKAFYMRQNDDGRTVAAMDVLVPGIGEIIGGSAREERLDRLSARIREQGLPLEAYGWYLDTRRFGTVPHVGFGLGFERVLMLVTGIGNIRDVMAFPRTWRHLEF is encoded by the coding sequence CGCACCACGGTCAAGGCGGCGCTGGAAAGCGCCGGGGCCTGTCCGGAAATCCGTGTCATGGGCTGGGTGCGGACCCGCCGCGACGCCAAGGGCTTTTCCTTTCTCGAAATAAACGACGGCTCCTGCCTGTCCAACCTGCAGGTCCTGGTGGAAGAGGGGATCGCGGGCGCGGACCTCGTGAAGGATCTCGGCACGGGAGCGGCCGTGGACGTGGCCGGGGCCCTGGTCGCCTCGCCCGGCAAGGGGCAGCGGTTCGAAGTCAAGGCCACCGCCCTGACGCTTCTTGGCGGAGCCGACACCGAGGCCTATCCGCTCCAGAAAAAGCGCCACTCCGATGAATTCTTGCGCACCATCGCCCACCTGCGCCCCCGCACCAACAAGTACGGGGCCATGCTGCGCCTGCGCGCGGCCCTCGGCCAGGCCGTGCACGCCTTTTTCGCCGAGCGCGGCTTTTACTGGGTCCACACCCCGATCATCACCGGCTCGGACTGCGAAGGGGCGGGGGAGATGTTTCGCGTCACAGCTCTTTCGGCCGCCGAGGCGGCCGCCGAAGCCGTCCTGCCGCCGGCCGAGCGGGGGAGCAGGGACTTTTTCGGCAAGGACGCCTACCTGACCGTCTCGGGTCAGTTGACGGCCGAGCCGCTGGCCTGCGCCCTGGGTCGGGTCTACGCCTTTGGTCCGACGTTTCGGGCCGAGCATTCCGACACCTCCCGCCATGCCGCCGAATTCTGGATGGTGGAGCCGGAAATGGCCTTTGCCGATCTCGAAGACAACATGGAGCTCGGCGAGGGTCTGCTTAAGCACATGGTCCGGGTGGCCATGGAGGACTGCGCCGAGGATTTCGGGCTCTTTGCCAAATACGTGGACCCCAAGCTGCCGGAGACCCTGGCCACCCTGCTCGACGCGCCGTTTGTGCGCCTGCCCTACGCCGAGGCGGTCAAGATCCTCCTGGCCGCGAAAAAGACCTTCGAGTATCCGGTGGCCGACGGCCGGGATCTGCAAAGCGAGCACGAGCGGTACCTGACCGAGGAGCATTTCAAGCGTCCGGTGGTGGTCTACGACTACCCGAAAGACATCAAGGCCTTTTACATGCGCCAAAACGACGACGGCCGGACGGTTGCCGCCATGGACGTGCTGGTGCCGGGCATTGGCGAGATCATCGGCGGCAGCGCCCGGGAGGAGCGTCTGGACAGGTTGTCCGCCCGCATCCGGGAACAGGGCCTGCCCTTGGAGGCCTACGGCTGGTATCTGGACACGCGGCGGTTCGGCACGGTGCCCCATGTCGGGTTCGGACTCGGTTTCGAGCGGGTGCTCATGCTCGTGACCGGCATCGGCAACATCCGGGACGTCATGGCGTTTCCGCGCACTTGGCGGCATCTGGAATTCTAG
- a CDS encoding PocR ligand-binding domain-containing protein, with amino-acid sequence MTIDPTGAKALLQKDCPREAGAGEADGVGTEVPDDLRFEDIFILEDIQGLQDAFAAAAKVASLITDPDGRPLTRPSNFTTLCQDIIRATAKGRADCLHSDQSLGKACLAGPFIGTCLSAGLLDGATSIHFGDRHIANWLVGQVLDETMDTEAIVAYGRSIGADETAFRRALDQVPRMSRERFAKICQALDRFARHISALALGNHQQAQRIRELRQTRDRLGIRDRNLADIIDFLPDPTLVLDEDGTVIFWNRALEKLTGVAAVDMLGKSDFAYGTAFYGSPTPLLVDYARGAVSRPDPRYAVTEIGADAIIAEVTLLSLPGGDRQVWGKAVALRDGTGRIIGGIETIRDVTERHQADTALRESEEKFRRIVETAHEGVLVLDGDFKATFANRRMADMLGYAPDDMLGRHFEDFVADDHLPLAREREARLRQGESGVFEHRLKTREGGGLWALVSASPLYDVSGASLGALGMFTDITDRKRIEEELANHRHRLEAEVEERTRDLRLQAMELAEANIRMSELDRLKSAFLSTVSHELRTPLTSILGFAKLIGRDFTEQFLPLASGQAALEARGRRIADNLSVVFHEAERLTRLINDVLDLSRIESGSMHWRDRRIAPLDVLRTAARSIAGLLAARPEIVFVFDATEQVPDLFMDPDQLIQVVSNLLQNAVKFTRTGEVRMTVRTDGEAVQIVVADSGIGIPESELESIFGKFHQVGRGDTLSDAAKGTGLGLAICGQIVRHYGGRIWATSRLGQGSAFHVRLPCLAQEEGPARIPDAAKCAETP; translated from the coding sequence ATGACCATCGATCCGACCGGGGCCAAGGCCCTCCTCCAGAAGGATTGCCCGCGGGAAGCGGGTGCCGGGGAAGCCGACGGCGTCGGGACCGAGGTCCCGGACGACCTCCGCTTCGAAGACATCTTCATATTGGAAGATATCCAAGGCCTCCAGGATGCTTTTGCCGCAGCGGCCAAAGTCGCCTCGCTCATCACCGACCCGGACGGCCGGCCCCTGACCCGGCCGAGCAATTTCACCACCCTTTGCCAGGACATCATCCGCGCCACGGCCAAAGGTCGGGCCGACTGCCTCCATTCGGACCAGAGCCTCGGCAAAGCCTGCTTGGCCGGCCCCTTTATCGGCACCTGCCTGAGCGCCGGCCTGCTGGACGGGGCCACGAGCATCCATTTCGGGGACCGCCATATCGCCAACTGGCTTGTCGGCCAAGTCCTCGACGAAACCATGGATACCGAAGCCATCGTGGCCTACGGCCGGTCCATCGGCGCCGACGAGACAGCCTTTCGCCGGGCTTTGGACCAGGTCCCCCGGATGTCGCGGGAACGGTTCGCCAAGATCTGCCAGGCCCTGGATCGGTTCGCCCGCCATATCTCGGCCCTGGCCCTCGGCAACCACCAGCAGGCCCAGCGGATCCGGGAGCTGCGCCAAACCCGGGACCGCCTGGGAATCCGCGACCGGAATCTGGCCGATATCATCGACTTCCTGCCGGACCCGACCCTTGTTCTCGACGAGGACGGCACGGTCATCTTCTGGAACCGGGCACTCGAAAAGTTGACCGGTGTGGCGGCCGTGGACATGCTCGGCAAGTCGGACTTCGCCTACGGCACGGCTTTTTACGGCAGCCCGACCCCGCTTCTGGTCGATTACGCCCGGGGCGCGGTGTCCCGTCCGGACCCCCGGTATGCCGTGACCGAGATCGGGGCGGACGCCATCATCGCCGAGGTCACCCTGCTCTCCCTGCCCGGCGGCGACCGGCAGGTCTGGGGCAAGGCCGTGGCCCTTCGCGACGGGACGGGCCGGATCATCGGCGGCATCGAGACCATCCGCGACGTGACCGAACGGCACCAGGCCGACACGGCCCTGCGGGAGAGCGAGGAAAAATTCCGACGGATCGTGGAGACCGCCCACGAAGGCGTCCTGGTCCTGGACGGGGACTTCAAGGCGACCTTTGCCAACCGCCGCATGGCCGACATGCTCGGCTATGCGCCGGACGACATGCTCGGCCGGCATTTCGAGGATTTTGTGGCGGACGACCACTTGCCCCTGGCCCGGGAGCGAGAGGCTAGGCTTCGCCAGGGGGAAAGCGGCGTGTTCGAACACCGCCTGAAAACCAGGGAGGGCGGCGGTCTCTGGGCCCTGGTTTCGGCCAGCCCCCTCTACGACGTCTCGGGCGCGTCCCTCGGGGCCTTGGGCATGTTCACGGACATCACCGACCGCAAGCGCATCGAGGAGGAACTGGCCAACCACCGGCACCGGCTCGAAGCCGAGGTGGAGGAGCGGACCCGCGACCTGCGCTTGCAAGCCATGGAGCTGGCCGAAGCCAACATCCGCATGAGCGAGCTCGACCGCCTCAAATCCGCCTTCCTCTCCACGGTCTCCCACGAACTGCGCACGCCTTTGACCTCGATCCTGGGCTTTGCCAAGCTGATCGGGCGGGACTTCACCGAACAGTTCCTGCCCCTGGCCTCGGGCCAGGCCGCGCTGGAAGCCAGGGGCCGGCGCATCGCCGACAACCTGAGCGTGGTTTTTCACGAGGCCGAGCGGCTGACCCGGCTCATCAACGACGTCCTGGACCTCAGCCGCATCGAGTCCGGCAGCATGCACTGGCGCGACCGGCGCATCGCCCCCCTGGACGTGTTGCGCACAGCGGCCCGGAGCATCGCAGGGCTCCTGGCCGCGCGCCCGGAAATCGTCTTCGTCTTCGACGCCACGGAGCAGGTGCCCGACCTTTTCATGGACCCGGACCAGCTGATCCAGGTCGTATCCAACCTGCTCCAGAACGCGGTCAAATTCACCCGAACGGGCGAGGTGCGCATGACCGTGCGGACCGACGGCGAGGCGGTCCAGATCGTGGTCGCCGACTCCGGGATCGGCATTCCGGAGAGCGAACTGGAATCCATCTTCGGCAAGTTCCACCAGGTCGGACGCGGCGACACCCTGAGTGATGCCGCCAAGGGCACGGGCCTGGGCCTTGCCATCTGCGGCCAGATCGTGCGCCACTACGGCGGACGCATCTGGGCCACCTCCCGCCTGGGCCAGGGCAGCGCCTTTCACGTGCGCCTGCCCTGCCTGGCGCAAGAGGAAGGGCCGGCTAGAATTCCAGATGCCGCCAAGTGCGCGGAAACGCCATGA
- a CDS encoding amphi-Trp domain-containing protein produces MEKDKIKIEGVMQLSEVIFNLEKLVGDMKSGRVVLAAGDESLALSPSVLVNVEMKASQKKEKEKFSLEISWKKHKEIGFAERDE; encoded by the coding sequence ATGGAGAAGGACAAGATCAAGATCGAAGGGGTGATGCAGCTTTCCGAGGTCATCTTCAATCTGGAGAAGCTGGTCGGCGACATGAAATCCGGCCGGGTCGTCCTCGCCGCCGGGGACGAAAGCCTGGCCCTGTCGCCCTCCGTGCTGGTCAATGTGGAGATGAAGGCCTCCCAGAAGAAGGAGAAAGAAAAATTCAGCCTGGAAATCTCCTGGAAAAAACACAAGGAGATAGGCTTCGCCGAAAGGGACGAATAG
- a CDS encoding radical SAM protein, producing MPIMRILRWRGRPRQVVVQLTDRCNARCVQCGMNVAAGGPRGDLDRDAAKRIIDRCAALGVAALSFTGGEPFLAGPLLLDLLDYAGRAGITYLRTGTNGYRFAHPDAPDFTDRVARLAEGLAATRLRNFWISLDSADAATHEANRGHAGMVAGLARALPIFHDHGLFPTANLALNRFMGGPEPLGGNGETLREAACRDLSRFFEKAAGLGFTMANCCYPMSDADAGNGARAVYAATASDARVTFSDAEKLALFSAVRDTVPRHRDKLRIFTPLVAIHALLAQYDKPSRARRPSRSVRPCLGGVSFFYVDRHGDAFPCGYRAGENLGPFWKLSEDRLGGEPHCLSCDWECFRDPSELLGPLGDLAAGPAGWLRLLRANREQLGLWLTDLRYFAACDQFDGRVPPNFAKLRRFSRT from the coding sequence ATGCCCATCATGCGGATTTTACGATGGCGAGGCCGGCCGCGCCAGGTGGTCGTGCAGCTGACCGACCGGTGCAATGCCCGATGCGTCCAGTGCGGCATGAACGTCGCGGCCGGCGGCCCGCGCGGCGACCTGGACAGGGATGCGGCCAAACGGATCATCGACCGGTGTGCGGCCCTCGGCGTGGCGGCCCTGTCCTTTACCGGCGGTGAACCGTTTTTGGCCGGACCGCTTCTTTTGGATCTCCTCGACTACGCCGGCCGGGCCGGCATCACGTATCTTCGCACCGGCACCAACGGCTACCGGTTCGCCCATCCCGACGCGCCGGATTTCACCGACCGGGTGGCACGGCTGGCCGAGGGGCTGGCCGCGACAAGGTTGCGCAATTTCTGGATCAGCCTCGATTCGGCCGATGCCGCCACCCACGAGGCCAACCGGGGCCATGCCGGCATGGTGGCTGGCCTGGCCCGGGCCTTGCCGATCTTTCATGACCACGGCCTTTTCCCCACCGCCAACTTGGCGCTCAACCGCTTCATGGGCGGTCCCGAACCGCTTGGCGGGAACGGGGAGACGCTCCGCGAGGCCGCCTGCCGGGACCTGTCCCGGTTTTTTGAAAAAGCGGCCGGCCTTGGCTTCACCATGGCCAACTGCTGCTATCCCATGAGCGACGCCGACGCGGGCAACGGGGCCCGGGCCGTGTACGCGGCCACGGCCTCCGACGCCCGGGTGACCTTTTCCGACGCCGAAAAGCTGGCCCTTTTTTCCGCCGTGCGTGACACCGTGCCGCGCCATCGGGACAAGCTTCGCATCTTCACGCCGCTTGTGGCCATCCACGCCCTTCTCGCCCAGTACGATAAACCCTCCCGAGCGCGAAGACCTTCCCGGTCGGTCCGGCCGTGTCTCGGCGGGGTGAGCTTTTTTTACGTGGACCGGCACGGCGACGCCTTTCCGTGCGGCTACCGGGCCGGAGAAAATCTGGGGCCGTTCTGGAAGCTGTCCGAGGACCGGCTGGGAGGGGAGCCGCATTGCCTCTCCTGCGACTGGGAGTGCTTCCGGGACCCGAGCGAGCTCCTCGGCCCGCTCGGCGACCTGGCCGCCGGCCCGGCCGGCTGGTTGCGCCTCTTGCGGGCCAACCGCGAGCAGCTTGGCCTGTGGCTCACGGACCTGCGCTACTTCGCGGCCTGCGACCAGTTCGACGGCCGCGTCCCTCCGAACTTCGCCAAACTTCGCCGCTTCTCCCGTACCTGA
- a CDS encoding glycosyltransferase, producing MKIDLHVHSKYSTRPSQWVLQKLNCPESFTEPVRIYEEARKKGMGLVTISDHNRIEGALSIAHLPGTFISEEVTSYFPEDRCKVHVLVYDINEAIHRELQRLRENVYDLVDYLRRENLHHAVAHPLFGVNDRITVPNFEKLLLLFRNFEINGARDAWQNDCLREIIPSLGEEAIWRLAEKYGIDPGYPQPWRKNLIGGSDDHSALYIAATYTQVEGAANLEEFLNGLENGASRAIGASSTPRTMARTLYSIAYQYYKHRFSIDRFLDKDVTLKVIDRFLEPEVQGSAGLAFKLRTRLARSLTRRRPAAHTPLKDLIRTETETLIRSDAMLMEFAQAGVLNGENLESGWFSFVNRATNRVAAHFARTLLDHVSGANVFDIFGTLGSAGALYTMLAPYFLAYSIFTKDRQFSQEAQKAVSGSNGHGHDVRVAHFTDTFHEINGVSGTLRQQAELAIRTGKHLSIITCDHGQRVFEPGVQNFKPIGVYHFDEYPDQKLFYPPLLEMLHYVYAGEFTRIHSATPGPIGLAALCIAKTLRLPIYGTYHTALPQYAQILTGDEAMEDLTWKFIIWYYNQMDLVYIPSRETGRELVEKGLDPAKLRLFPRGVDVGRFDPAKRSDAVAGRFAMGDGPRLLYAGRVSREKDLHLLAQAFKRLTRSRPDATLTVVGDGPYLDELRALLAGTPTTFTGYREGEELAALFATSDLFVFPSATDTFGNVVLEAQASGLPIIVTNQGGPMENILPGETGEVVPAGDADALYQAVKGLLDDPERMRAMGRAGRTYAKARTIEQAFEDYWDMYGDTPPAPAAEPEPQTEKPVQRMVHAA from the coding sequence ATGAAGATCGACCTGCACGTGCACTCCAAATACTCGACCCGGCCTTCCCAGTGGGTGCTGCAAAAGCTCAACTGCCCGGAGAGCTTCACCGAGCCCGTGCGCATCTACGAGGAAGCCCGGAAAAAGGGCATGGGGCTTGTCACCATCTCGGACCACAACCGCATCGAAGGGGCGCTCTCCATCGCCCACCTGCCGGGCACGTTCATCAGCGAGGAAGTGACGTCGTATTTTCCGGAGGACCGGTGCAAGGTCCACGTCCTGGTCTACGACATAAACGAGGCCATCCACCGCGAACTGCAGCGATTGCGGGAAAACGTCTACGACCTGGTCGACTACCTGCGGCGGGAAAACCTGCACCATGCCGTGGCCCACCCCCTTTTCGGAGTCAACGACCGGATCACCGTGCCGAACTTCGAAAAGCTCCTGCTCCTTTTCCGCAATTTCGAGATCAACGGCGCACGCGACGCCTGGCAAAACGACTGCCTGCGCGAGATCATCCCCAGCCTTGGCGAGGAGGCCATCTGGCGGCTGGCCGAAAAATACGGCATCGACCCCGGATATCCCCAGCCCTGGCGCAAAAACCTCATCGGCGGCTCCGACGACCACAGCGCCCTCTACATCGCCGCCACCTACACCCAGGTGGAAGGGGCGGCCAATCTCGAGGAATTTCTGAACGGCCTGGAAAACGGAGCCTCCCGGGCCATTGGCGCCTCTTCCACACCGAGGACCATGGCCCGCACCCTCTACAGCATCGCCTACCAGTACTACAAACACCGCTTCAGCATCGACCGGTTCCTGGACAAGGACGTGACCCTCAAGGTCATCGACCGATTCCTCGAACCGGAAGTGCAGGGGAGCGCCGGCCTGGCCTTCAAGTTGCGCACGCGGCTCGCCCGCAGCCTCACCCGTCGCCGCCCGGCCGCCCACACGCCGCTCAAGGACCTTATCCGCACCGAGACCGAGACGCTCATCCGCTCCGACGCCATGCTCATGGAATTCGCCCAGGCCGGCGTCCTGAACGGCGAAAACCTGGAAAGCGGCTGGTTCTCCTTCGTCAACCGGGCCACCAACCGGGTGGCCGCCCACTTCGCCAGGACGCTCCTTGACCACGTGAGCGGGGCCAACGTCTTCGACATCTTCGGCACCCTCGGTTCGGCCGGAGCCCTCTACACCATGCTCGCCCCCTACTTTCTGGCCTATTCCATCTTCACCAAGGACCGCCAGTTCAGCCAGGAGGCCCAAAAGGCCGTGAGCGGCAGCAACGGCCACGGCCACGACGTCCGGGTGGCCCATTTCACCGACACCTTCCACGAGATAAACGGCGTGTCCGGCACCCTTCGCCAGCAGGCGGAACTGGCCATCCGCACCGGCAAGCATCTTTCCATCATCACCTGCGACCACGGCCAGCGGGTCTTCGAGCCCGGCGTCCAGAACTTCAAGCCCATCGGCGTCTACCACTTCGACGAATATCCGGACCAGAAGCTCTTCTACCCGCCGCTCCTGGAAATGCTCCACTACGTCTACGCCGGGGAATTCACCCGCATCCACTCGGCCACGCCCGGCCCCATCGGCCTGGCCGCCCTTTGCATCGCCAAGACCTTGCGCCTGCCCATCTACGGCACCTACCACACCGCCCTTCCCCAGTACGCCCAGATCCTGACCGGGGACGAGGCCATGGAAGACCTGACCTGGAAATTCATCATCTGGTATTACAACCAGATGGATCTGGTTTACATCCCCTCCCGCGAGACGGGCCGGGAGCTTGTGGAAAAAGGCCTCGATCCGGCCAAGCTGCGGCTCTTTCCCCGGGGCGTGGACGTCGGCCGGTTCGATCCGGCCAAGCGGTCGGACGCGGTGGCCGGGCGTTTCGCCATGGGCGACGGCCCGCGCCTGCTCTACGCCGGCCGGGTGTCCCGGGAAAAAGACCTGCACCTGCTGGCCCAGGCCTTCAAGCGGCTGACCCGCTCCCGGCCCGACGCCACCCTGACCGTCGTTGGCGACGGCCCCTACCTCGACGAACTGCGGGCCCTCCTCGCCGGCACGCCGACCACGTTTACCGGCTACCGCGAAGGCGAGGAACTGGCCGCGCTTTTCGCCACCAGCGACCTCTTCGTCTTCCCGAGCGCCACCGACACCTTCGGCAACGTGGTCCTCGAAGCCCAGGCTTCGGGCCTGCCCATCATCGTCACCAACCAGGGCGGCCCCATGGAAAACATCCTGCCCGGGGAAACCGGGGAGGTGGTTCCGGCCGGCGACGCCGACGCCCTCTACCAGGCCGTCAAGGGCCTGCTCGACGATCCGGAGCGCATGCGGGCCATGGGCCGGGCCGGCCGGACCTACGCCAAGGCCCGCACCATCGAACAGGCCTTTGAGGACTACTGGGACATGTATGGCGACACGCCGCCCGCTCCGGCCGCCGAGCCCGAGCCCCAGACGGAAAAGCCGGTGCAGCGCATGGTCCACGCGGCGTGA
- the pstB gene encoding phosphate ABC transporter ATP-binding protein PstB, whose translation MKHTTKMAAVNLDFFYGTFRALEGIDLTIPENQVTALIGPSGCGKSTFLRCLNRMNDLIPGVRTTGDVLLDGARINTPALDVVELRRKVGMVFQKPNPFPKSVFENVAYGLRVNGMRDKDYISSQVEKSLIAAGLFDEVRERLHDSALGLSGGQQQRLCIARTVALEPEVVLMDEPASALDPIATQKIEELIAKLKRSYTIVIVTHSMQQAARVSDQTAFFYMGRLVEVGPTEAVFTRPAKQQTEDYVTGRFG comes from the coding sequence ATGAAACATACCACCAAGATGGCAGCAGTGAACCTGGATTTTTTCTACGGAACGTTCAGGGCCCTGGAAGGCATCGATCTCACGATACCGGAAAATCAGGTGACGGCCCTGATCGGGCCGTCGGGTTGCGGCAAGTCCACGTTTTTGCGGTGTCTCAACCGCATGAACGACCTCATCCCGGGCGTGCGGACCACGGGCGACGTGCTGCTCGACGGCGCCAGGATCAATACTCCGGCCCTGGACGTGGTGGAACTGCGCCGCAAGGTGGGCATGGTTTTTCAAAAGCCCAACCCCTTTCCCAAAAGCGTTTTCGAGAACGTGGCCTATGGCCTTAGGGTCAACGGGATGCGCGATAAGGATTATATTTCCAGCCAGGTGGAAAAGAGCCTGATTGCGGCCGGACTCTTCGACGAGGTCAGGGAGCGGCTGCACGATTCCGCCTTGGGCCTTTCCGGCGGCCAGCAGCAGCGGCTTTGCATCGCCCGGACCGTGGCCCTGGAGCCGGAAGTGGTGCTCATGGACGAGCCGGCTTCGGCGCTTGATCCCATCGCCACCCAGAAGATCGAGGAGCTGATCGCCAAGCTCAAGCGCAGCTACACCATCGTCATCGTCACCCACAGCATGCAGCAGGCCGCCCGCGTCTCGGACCAGACCGCCTTTTTCTACATGGGCAGGCTCGTCGAGGTCGGGCCCACCGAGGCCGTGTTCACCCGCCCGGCCAAGCAGCAGACCGAAGACTACGTGACCGGTCGTTTCGGCTAG
- the phoU gene encoding phosphate signaling complex protein PhoU: protein METRSHFHAELDALKQRVIGLSERVEASRQGALAAYLRHDLDVARQVIEADKDINRETCDIDEACLRLLALEQPVALDLRRIVGYARMVINLERLADEAVSVAEGALTGVGLPGACDQALGDLAEHAGRMYNLAAHAFAADDLDGAMEVCRLDEKARELAVAAMRCITEALSQCQAAPEASVRAILAARSFERMGGHAANIGEILVFILRGVMLSQQCQPR from the coding sequence ATGGAAACCAGATCGCATTTTCACGCCGAGTTGGACGCCCTCAAACAGCGGGTCATCGGATTGTCGGAACGGGTTGAGGCCTCCCGGCAGGGAGCCCTGGCCGCCTACCTGCGCCACGACCTGGACGTGGCCCGCCAGGTGATCGAGGCCGACAAGGACATCAACCGGGAGACCTGCGACATCGACGAGGCCTGTCTGCGCCTGCTCGCCCTGGAACAGCCGGTCGCCCTCGACCTGCGGCGCATCGTGGGCTACGCTCGCATGGTGATCAACCTGGAACGGTTGGCCGACGAGGCCGTGTCCGTGGCCGAGGGGGCCCTCACCGGCGTGGGGCTGCCCGGGGCCTGCGACCAGGCTCTTGGCGACCTGGCCGAGCATGCGGGGCGGATGTACAATCTGGCGGCCCATGCCTTTGCCGCCGACGACCTGGACGGGGCCATGGAAGTCTGCCGGCTCGACGAAAAGGCCCGGGAACTGGCCGTGGCCGCCATGCGGTGCATCACCGAGGCCCTGTCCCAGTGCCAGGCCGCGCCCGAGGCGTCGGTGCGGGCCATCCTCGCCGCTCGCAGCTTCGAGCGCATGGGCGGACATGCCGCCAATATCGGGGAGATCCTCGTCTTCATCCTCCGGGGCGTGATGCTCAGCCAGCAGTGCCAGCCCAGATAG
- a CDS encoding HprK-related kinase B: MDARTPTCRRILEMSAGETPPDHALHLRLADTRVTVRSNSAELLQDLDVHYREFPGDGGEADLLVTVVETGPLVPDLPFVPWTGEDDAAKEEFADLPDGRIVRKRRTGLLLVFGSAGHFVLGPCRRHLDQVINAINARFADRQFRAGAALFHAAAVCLGESAVAVAGFAGAGKSTLALEVMRHGASFVSNDRLLVGPDPGSGPGGLIATGIPRMPRVNPGTLLHNDRLGAVLTEEERAAYAGLPPRVLWSLERKYDIPIRDCFGPGRFRLRAGLAALVVLCWRPGGGEARAAWTDIASRPDLLPAFMKDRGVIFEEGPRRAEAADYLSLLGRCPVLVLDGGVDFGHAAAVCLDVLGASCPGKSPEGRA; the protein is encoded by the coding sequence ATGGACGCACGTACGCCCACCTGTCGCCGCATCCTGGAAATGTCCGCAGGCGAAACGCCCCCGGACCACGCCCTGCATCTGCGCCTGGCCGACACCCGGGTGACCGTGCGCTCCAATTCGGCGGAACTCCTTCAGGATCTCGACGTCCATTACCGGGAATTTCCCGGCGATGGCGGCGAGGCGGACCTCCTTGTCACGGTCGTGGAGACAGGTCCCCTTGTCCCGGATCTTCCTTTTGTGCCGTGGACCGGGGAAGACGACGCGGCCAAAGAGGAGTTCGCGGACCTGCCGGACGGCCGGATCGTGCGCAAGCGGCGCACCGGCCTGCTCCTGGTCTTCGGTTCGGCCGGCCATTTCGTGCTCGGGCCCTGCCGGCGGCACCTGGACCAGGTGATAAACGCCATCAACGCCCGGTTCGCCGACCGGCAGTTCCGGGCCGGGGCCGCCCTTTTCCATGCCGCCGCCGTCTGCCTGGGGGAATCGGCCGTGGCCGTGGCCGGCTTTGCCGGGGCGGGCAAGTCGACCCTGGCCCTGGAGGTCATGCGCCATGGGGCGTCGTTCGTGTCGAACGACCGCCTGCTGGTCGGCCCCGACCCCGGCTCCGGACCGGGAGGGCTGATAGCCACCGGCATCCCCCGGATGCCCCGGGTCAATCCGGGAACGCTCCTGCATAACGACCGTCTGGGCGCCGTATTGACCGAAGAGGAACGGGCGGCCTATGCCGGGCTCCCGCCCCGGGTTTTGTGGAGCCTGGAGCGCAAATACGACATTCCCATCCGCGACTGTTTCGGGCCGGGCCGGTTCCGGTTGCGGGCCGGGCTTGCCGCCCTGGTGGTCCTGTGCTGGCGGCCGGGAGGCGGGGAAGCGCGCGCCGCCTGGACGGACATCGCGAGCCGGCCCGACCTCCTGCCGGCCTTCATGAAGGACCGGGGCGTCATTTTCGAAGAGGGGCCGCGGCGGGCCGAAGCGGCCGACTACCTGTCGCTGCTCGGCCGGTGTCCGGTCCTGGTGCTGGATGGAGGGGTGGATTTCGGGCATGCCGCCGCCGTATGCCTGGACGTGCTTGGCGCTTCGTGCCCGGGAAAATCCCCGGAAGGACGCGCCTGA